A window from Listeria seeligeri serovar 1/2b str. SLCC3954 encodes these proteins:
- the menD gene encoding 2-succinyl-5-enolpyruvyl-6-hydroxy-3-cyclohexene-1-carboxylic-acid synthase gives MTNHEQVLTDYLAAYIEELVQAGVKEAIISPGSRSTPLALMMAEHPILKIYVDVDERSAGFFALGLAKASKRPVVLLCTSGTAAANYFPAVAEANLSQIPLIVLTADRPHELRNVGAPQAMDQLNLYGTHVKDFTDMALPENSDEMLRYAKWHGSRAVDIAMKTPRGPVHYNFPLREPLVPVLEPSPYTATGKQHHHVHIYYTHEVLEGRAIQKMVRDCTGKKGVFVVGPIDKKEIEQPLVDLAKKLGWPILADPLSGLRSYGALDDVVIDQYDAFLKEAEILPNITPEVVIRFGSMSVSKPLKNWLESLADIRFYVVDPGAAWKDPIKAVTDMIHCDERFLLDTLQQHMPDNTKNADWLNKWVTYNKTARQILFTEMANATTLEEGKIVTELRRLLPDKAGLFIGNSMPIRDVDTYFPQIDKKIKMLANRGANGIDGVVSSALGASVVFQPMFLLIGDLSFYHDMNGLLMAKKYKMNLTIIIVNNDGGGIFSFLPQAKEPKYFESLFGTSTELDFRFAAAFYDADYHEANSVDTLEDAVDKATFHKGLDIIEVKTNRHENKANHQVLWDKIATALKALD, from the coding sequence ATGACAAACCACGAACAAGTGCTGACAGATTATTTAGCTGCATATATTGAAGAGCTTGTACAAGCCGGAGTGAAAGAAGCAATTATTAGCCCGGGATCACGCTCGACACCACTTGCACTAATGATGGCAGAGCATCCAATTTTGAAAATTTACGTGGATGTTGATGAACGCTCGGCTGGCTTTTTTGCACTCGGTCTAGCGAAAGCATCGAAACGTCCAGTTGTTCTGCTTTGTACTTCTGGAACAGCTGCAGCGAATTATTTCCCGGCTGTTGCAGAAGCGAATTTATCACAAATTCCATTAATTGTTCTCACTGCTGATCGCCCGCATGAACTAAGAAATGTTGGGGCTCCGCAAGCTATGGATCAGTTGAATTTATACGGTACCCACGTGAAAGATTTTACGGATATGGCACTGCCTGAAAATAGTGATGAAATGCTGCGTTATGCAAAATGGCATGGTAGTCGTGCTGTCGATATCGCCATGAAAACACCACGTGGCCCCGTGCACTATAATTTTCCACTACGCGAACCACTTGTCCCAGTTCTAGAACCTTCACCCTATACTGCGACAGGGAAACAACATCATCATGTACATATTTATTATACGCATGAAGTATTAGAAGGTAGAGCTATTCAAAAAATGGTTCGTGATTGTACTGGAAAAAAAGGCGTTTTCGTTGTTGGGCCAATTGATAAGAAAGAAATTGAACAACCACTCGTTGACTTAGCAAAGAAATTAGGTTGGCCAATTCTTGCTGATCCTCTGTCTGGTCTTCGCTCGTATGGTGCATTGGATGATGTGGTAATCGATCAATACGATGCTTTCTTGAAAGAAGCAGAAATTTTACCGAATATAACTCCAGAAGTCGTGATTCGTTTCGGGAGTATGTCTGTCTCCAAACCACTTAAAAATTGGTTGGAAAGTCTAGCCGATATTCGTTTTTATGTGGTCGATCCAGGTGCGGCTTGGAAAGATCCAATTAAAGCTGTAACCGATATGATTCACTGTGACGAACGTTTCTTGCTAGATACACTACAACAACATATGCCCGATAATACAAAAAACGCAGATTGGCTGAATAAATGGGTTACGTATAATAAAACAGCACGCCAAATTCTCTTTACGGAAATGGCTAATGCTACAACCCTAGAAGAAGGGAAAATTGTAACTGAATTACGCCGATTGCTACCAGATAAAGCTGGCTTGTTTATCGGTAATAGTATGCCAATCCGTGATGTAGATACCTACTTCCCGCAAATTGATAAAAAAATAAAAATGCTTGCTAACCGTGGAGCAAATGGTATTGACGGAGTGGTTTCATCCGCTTTAGGCGCAAGTGTTGTTTTCCAACCGATGTTTTTACTGATTGGTGATTTGTCATTTTATCATGATATGAATGGTTTACTTATGGCGAAAAAATATAAGATGAACTTGACGATTATTATTGTTAATAATGATGGAGGTGGGATTTTCTCCTTTTTACCTCAAGCAAAGGAACCTAAATATTTTGAGTCACTTTTTGGTACTTCTACTGAATTGGACTTTCGTTTTGCGGCGGCGTTTTATGATGCGGATTATCATGAAGCGAATTCCGTTGATACGTTAGAAGATGCTGTCGATAAAGCAACTTTCCATAAAGGCTTGGACATTATTGAAGTGAAAACCAATCGTCATGAGAATAAGGCAAATCATCAAGTGCTTTGGGATAAAATTGCAACTGCTTTAAAGGCATTAGATTAA
- a CDS encoding isochorismate synthase, with translation MNTKLPLDLFNQAKRSASQDEPALFSWVTELDELVSPVKLFKKAGTAFKGERFFWQNPEMTLTMTGFGVTKQFLAEKKKDAFLGLQEKIDERLRTSVTNATVDATGPLYFGGFAFDPERDTEKEWQSFKDGLFYLPLFMLTNKDGKSYLTVNLSIYSDDTESKLDAVFNQWQKIIHQEVNEAEMALLTDSKELGKEHFMETASEIIDMINHSEDVKKVVLARRMGLRFQRQVDSAIILENMLATQENSYFFLIEKGTGVFFGASPERLLAVNEDTIYSSCVAGSTERGATPEEDEALGNALLGDAKNLREHSYVVQMMEETLKPFTTGLSLSSQPVLLKNRDIQHLYMNITAQKNPDVTMLEMVKALHPTPALGGFPQKMGIAIIRMKEEMDRGLYGAPIGWVDMKGQGEFAVAIRSGLIVDSQGLLFAGCGIVGDSVPKDELKETEVKFQPMLRVLGGIKK, from the coding sequence ATGAATACTAAATTGCCTCTTGATTTATTTAATCAAGCGAAACGTAGCGCAAGCCAAGATGAACCTGCACTATTTAGCTGGGTAACGGAACTCGATGAATTAGTTTCCCCAGTCAAATTATTTAAAAAGGCGGGTACTGCTTTTAAAGGTGAACGATTTTTCTGGCAAAATCCAGAAATGACACTAACGATGACTGGCTTTGGCGTAACGAAACAATTTTTAGCAGAGAAGAAAAAAGATGCTTTTCTTGGACTGCAAGAAAAAATTGACGAGCGATTGCGCACAAGTGTAACAAATGCAACCGTGGATGCAACTGGTCCGCTGTATTTTGGCGGTTTTGCCTTTGATCCTGAACGCGACACAGAAAAAGAATGGCAGAGCTTTAAAGATGGCTTGTTTTACTTACCGCTGTTTATGTTGACGAATAAAGATGGCAAGAGTTACTTAACGGTAAACTTATCCATTTATTCAGATGACACAGAGAGCAAGCTGGATGCTGTTTTTAATCAATGGCAAAAAATCATTCATCAAGAGGTAAATGAAGCTGAAATGGCTTTACTGACAGATTCTAAAGAGCTAGGGAAAGAGCATTTCATGGAAACCGCGAGCGAAATCATTGATATGATTAATCATTCGGAAGACGTGAAAAAAGTTGTTTTAGCTAGACGAATGGGTCTTCGTTTCCAACGACAAGTAGATAGCGCAATTATTTTGGAAAATATGCTAGCAACACAAGAAAATAGTTATTTCTTTCTTATTGAAAAAGGGACTGGGGTTTTCTTTGGGGCAAGCCCAGAGCGATTACTTGCAGTGAATGAGGATACGATTTATTCTTCTTGCGTAGCGGGTTCAACCGAGCGCGGCGCAACACCAGAAGAAGATGAAGCACTTGGGAATGCTTTGCTTGGTGATGCGAAAAACTTACGAGAGCATTCATACGTAGTTCAAATGATGGAAGAAACTTTAAAACCATTTACAACGGGATTATCGTTATCAAGCCAGCCTGTCCTACTTAAAAATCGTGATATTCAGCATTTATATATGAACATTACGGCACAGAAAAACCCAGATGTAACGATGCTCGAAATGGTGAAAGCACTGCATCCAACTCCAGCACTCGGTGGCTTTCCTCAAAAAATGGGGATAGCTATTATCCGAATGAAAGAAGAAATGGACCGTGGATTATATGGTGCTCCAATTGGCTGGGTAGATATGAAAGGCCAAGGCGAGTTTGCAGTTGCGATTCGTTCAGGTTTGATTGTTGACTCTCAAGGGTTACTATTTGCAGGTTGCGGAATTGTTGGTGACTCTGTTCCAAAAGACGAATTAAAAGAAACCGAGGTTAAATTCCAACCAATGTTACGTGTACTAGGAGGCATTAAGAAATGA
- a CDS encoding bifunctional homocysteine S-methyltransferase/methylenetetrahydrofolate reductase yields MNLRKDLSEKVLIADGAMGTLLYSYGVDRSFEELNLSHPEDIIAIHKAYIGAGADIIQTNTYGANYIKLSRYGLEDQVKRINQAAIRLAKEAARGTGTYIFGTIGGINGAVDAKLPATPLEEIKRSFREQLYCFLLEGVDAILLETYYDLDELKTVLKIIRETTDLPVVANVSMHEPGLLQNGQKLSDALEELIALGADVVGVNCRLGPYHMARALETVPLYDHAYLAVYPNASLPEMQEGKVIYQSDTDYFEHYGEVFRQGGARIIGGCCGTTPDHIRALRKGLKSIKPVLTKEVRPILELVPEEVVDEDSGERLLDKVKERLTILVELDPPRTFDTTKFFEGAKALDEAGVDAITISDNSLATPRISNMALASILKHEYGIKPLIHLTTRDHNLVGMHSHVMGFHKLGLHDVLAITGDPTKVGDFPGASSVFDLRSVELVQLIKKFNDGISYTGKSLKEKARFHVGAAFNPNVLNLEKAIRLIERKVEYGADYIITQPIYDVNKAVLLKEALQKANIKVPLFIGVMPLLSSRNAEFLHNEVPGIRLTDEVRERMREAEEHGSANEEGMQIARELIDSICTCFQGIYIITPFLRYDLSIELAKYVQSKQQVQIVSK; encoded by the coding sequence GTGAATTTACGGAAAGATTTAAGCGAAAAGGTACTAATTGCTGATGGTGCGATGGGGACGTTGCTTTACTCTTATGGAGTGGATCGTTCGTTTGAAGAGTTAAATTTGTCTCACCCAGAAGATATTATTGCGATTCATAAAGCATATATTGGAGCTGGAGCAGATATTATTCAAACTAATACGTATGGTGCCAATTATATAAAATTATCCAGATATGGTTTAGAAGATCAAGTGAAGCGTATAAACCAAGCAGCAATTCGTTTAGCAAAAGAAGCTGCACGAGGAACTGGAACGTATATATTTGGTACGATTGGTGGGATTAATGGAGCAGTGGATGCAAAACTTCCAGCGACGCCACTAGAAGAAATTAAGCGTAGTTTTAGGGAGCAACTCTATTGTTTTCTGCTAGAAGGAGTAGATGCAATTTTACTGGAAACATATTATGATTTGGACGAGCTAAAAACGGTATTAAAAATTATTCGTGAAACGACTGATTTACCTGTTGTGGCCAATGTTTCAATGCATGAACCAGGGTTACTTCAAAATGGGCAAAAATTATCGGATGCCCTAGAAGAGTTAATAGCACTTGGAGCAGATGTGGTTGGGGTTAACTGTCGGCTCGGTCCTTATCATATGGCGCGTGCTCTTGAAACTGTGCCGCTTTACGACCATGCTTATTTGGCTGTTTATCCCAATGCTAGTTTGCCAGAAATGCAAGAGGGCAAAGTGATTTATCAATCTGACACGGATTATTTTGAACATTATGGAGAGGTTTTCAGACAAGGTGGTGCAAGGATTATCGGTGGTTGTTGTGGGACAACGCCAGATCACATTCGAGCGCTCCGCAAAGGCTTAAAGTCAATCAAACCAGTGCTCACAAAGGAAGTGCGTCCAATTCTTGAGCTTGTTCCTGAAGAAGTAGTAGATGAGGATTCCGGAGAACGGTTACTTGATAAAGTGAAAGAGCGCTTAACGATTTTAGTAGAGCTTGATCCGCCCAGAACCTTTGATACGACGAAATTTTTCGAAGGGGCGAAAGCGTTAGATGAGGCTGGGGTGGATGCAATTACCATTTCAGATAATTCGTTAGCCACACCGCGAATTAGTAATATGGCACTTGCTTCGATTTTAAAACATGAATACGGGATTAAACCGCTCATTCATTTAACAACGAGGGATCATAATTTGGTTGGAATGCATTCGCACGTGATGGGCTTTCATAAACTCGGGCTTCATGATGTGCTAGCTATCACGGGAGACCCAACCAAGGTAGGGGATTTCCCAGGAGCATCTTCTGTTTTTGATTTGCGTTCGGTGGAGTTAGTTCAATTGATTAAGAAATTTAATGATGGAATTTCTTATACTGGTAAATCACTAAAAGAAAAAGCACGATTTCACGTTGGCGCGGCTTTTAATCCTAATGTTCTTAATTTAGAAAAAGCCATCCGTTTAATTGAACGAAAGGTGGAGTACGGGGCAGATTATATTATCACTCAGCCAATTTATGATGTTAATAAGGCAGTACTACTGAAAGAAGCGCTGCAAAAAGCGAATATTAAAGTCCCGTTATTCATTGGTGTAATGCCACTTTTGTCAAGTCGAAATGCCGAGTTTCTTCACAATGAGGTTCCCGGAATCCGTTTAACTGATGAGGTTCGGGAGCGGATGAGAGAAGCAGAGGAACATGGAAGCGCAAATGAGGAAGGGATGCAAATTGCTCGAGAATTAATTGACTCGATTTGCACGTGTTTTCAAGGGATTTATATTATTACCCCATTTTTACGATATGACTTATCCATTGAACTTGCAAAATACGTCCAATCGAAACAACAAGTTCAAATCGTCTCCAAATAA
- the menH gene encoding 2-succinyl-6-hydroxy-2,4-cyclohexadiene-1-carboxylate synthase — translation MQINGQKYHVSTFFSAEEKPVLLMLHGFTGTSGTYYDAIKSLKERYNIVAPDLLGHGRTANPDEQERYLMEHTCEDLAEILRQLEIQQCFVLGYSMGGRVATGFAASHPEKVQGLILISSSPGLLHEVDREKRMLADNQLADRIEQNGIQAFVDYWENLPLFTSQRNLPSDKQAKIRKERLEQKPIGLAMSLRGIGTGKQASYWDHLRNFTFPVLLITGELDAKFENTAQEMLQHLPNATHVTIKQAGHAAYLEQPTTFLSQINNWLEVNLKEEEK, via the coding sequence ATGCAGATAAATGGACAAAAGTATCATGTTTCCACTTTTTTTAGTGCGGAAGAGAAGCCGGTTTTACTCATGCTTCATGGTTTTACTGGAACTAGCGGGACTTATTATGACGCTATCAAGAGTTTAAAAGAGCGTTATAATATTGTTGCACCTGATTTACTTGGTCACGGGAGGACTGCTAACCCGGATGAGCAGGAGCGCTATTTGATGGAGCATACTTGTGAAGACTTGGCGGAAATCTTGCGTCAACTAGAAATACAACAATGTTTTGTTCTAGGATACTCGATGGGTGGGCGAGTTGCCACGGGTTTTGCGGCAAGCCATCCTGAAAAAGTACAGGGACTTATCTTAATAAGTAGTTCACCTGGGCTTTTACACGAAGTTGACCGGGAAAAACGAATGTTAGCAGATAATCAATTAGCAGATAGGATTGAACAAAATGGCATCCAAGCGTTCGTTGACTATTGGGAAAATTTACCACTATTTACTTCTCAACGAAACTTACCAAGCGACAAGCAAGCAAAAATAAGAAAAGAACGATTGGAGCAAAAACCAATCGGACTAGCGATGAGTTTGCGGGGAATAGGTACTGGCAAACAAGCCTCTTACTGGGACCACTTGAGAAACTTTACTTTTCCGGTGTTATTAATCACTGGTGAGTTGGATGCGAAATTTGAAAATACAGCGCAAGAGATGCTGCAACACTTACCAAACGCAACCCATGTCACGATAAAACAAGCTGGGCATGCTGCTTATTTAGAACAACCAACTACTTTCCTAAGTCAGATAAACAACTGGCTGGAAGTTAATTTGAAGGAGGAAGAAAAATGA
- the metC gene encoding cystathionine beta-lyase translates to MANKYEQETAVIKASLGIDKETGALNTPIHLSSTFHQHDFDNYHQYDYARSGNPTREKVEQAIAELEGGTDGFAFASGMAAVSAALFTLSKGDHFIIAKDVYGGTFRLVEQVLPRFGITHTFVDTTNIDEVAKAFQTNTKLVYLETPSNPLLHVTDIRTVAKLAKANGCYTFVDNTFLTPLIQKPLELGADLVIHSATKFLGGHSDILAGLIVTNNPSLAEEVYFLQNSTGGVLGVQDSWLLLRGLKTLSVRMKASSLTAEKIALFLNEELDVLAVYYPGLPTHAGYDIQVEQATSGGAVVSFDLGSEEAVRELVSHLELPVFSVSLGAVESILSYPAKMSHAAVPENERLAQGITPGLLRFSAGLENADDLIADLKQALSFVKKGSVAK, encoded by the coding sequence ATGGCTAATAAGTATGAACAAGAAACAGCAGTTATTAAAGCAAGTTTAGGGATTGATAAAGAAACTGGAGCGCTTAATACGCCAATTCACTTGTCTTCTACTTTCCACCAACATGATTTTGATAATTATCATCAATATGATTATGCAAGAAGTGGGAACCCAACACGGGAAAAAGTCGAACAAGCAATTGCTGAATTAGAAGGAGGTACGGATGGATTTGCTTTTGCGAGCGGGATGGCAGCGGTGTCTGCAGCACTTTTTACTTTATCAAAAGGAGATCACTTTATTATTGCCAAAGATGTATATGGTGGGACTTTTCGACTTGTTGAACAGGTGTTGCCAAGATTTGGAATCACACATACTTTTGTTGATACGACGAATATTGATGAGGTTGCTAAAGCCTTTCAAACTAATACGAAGCTTGTTTATTTGGAAACGCCGTCGAATCCACTTTTACATGTGACGGATATCCGGACAGTCGCTAAACTTGCGAAAGCGAACGGTTGCTATACTTTTGTGGATAATACTTTTTTAACACCTTTGATTCAAAAGCCACTGGAACTGGGGGCTGATTTAGTAATTCATAGTGCTACTAAATTTCTTGGGGGACATAGCGATATTTTGGCTGGGCTTATCGTCACGAATAATCCGAGTTTGGCAGAGGAGGTTTATTTCTTGCAAAATTCGACAGGCGGGGTTCTCGGTGTGCAAGATTCGTGGTTATTACTTCGGGGGCTTAAAACGCTTTCGGTACGGATGAAAGCAAGTTCCTTGACTGCGGAAAAAATTGCGCTATTTTTAAATGAGGAACTGGATGTTTTGGCGGTATATTATCCTGGTTTGCCAACGCATGCTGGTTATGATATTCAAGTCGAGCAAGCAACGAGTGGCGGAGCGGTCGTTTCTTTTGACCTCGGGAGTGAGGAAGCGGTGCGGGAACTAGTGAGCCATCTGGAATTGCCAGTATTTTCAGTAAGCTTGGGTGCGGTGGAAAGTATTTTATCTTACCCAGCAAAAATGTCTCATGCAGCAGTTCCAGAAAATGAACGTTTAGCCCAAGGAATTACACCTGGGTTATTACGTTTTTCAGCTGGATTAGAAAATGCGGATGATTTGATTGCTGATTTGAAACAAGCACTTTCGTTTGTAAAGAAGGGAAGTGTGGCGAAGTGA
- a CDS encoding 1,4-dihydroxy-2-naphthoate polyprenyltransferase has translation MAKASKSALNKQTGFQKWWSLLRPHTLVASFVPVFLGTSVAMSYTSFHFTRFLVMLVACFFIQTSANLFNEYFDYKKGQDDEHSVGNGGAIVRNGMRPGFILFLAILLYILSILGGVYLSIELNWYVGLLGAICMLVGFLYTGGPYPIAYTPFGEIMAGFFMGGIITFISFYIQAEFISSFIVYVSIPIMVLVGNLLLANSIRDLDPDKKNGRLTLAILLGRKWATVLFAVAFLFSYVFEIALIFTQDAPWWTLLILVSLPEAIRAVKRFIGKSSPITMVPAMKSTSKALTIFGITLAVAYLLSLLSRNLFM, from the coding sequence ATGGCTAAAGCTTCAAAATCGGCACTTAATAAACAAACTGGGTTTCAAAAATGGTGGTCATTACTTCGTCCGCATACCCTTGTTGCTTCTTTTGTTCCAGTATTTCTTGGAACAAGCGTCGCAATGAGTTATACCAGTTTTCATTTTACACGTTTTCTTGTCATGTTAGTTGCTTGTTTCTTCATCCAAACATCTGCTAACTTATTCAATGAATACTTCGATTACAAAAAAGGACAAGATGATGAGCATTCAGTCGGAAATGGTGGAGCTATCGTTCGGAACGGCATGAGACCTGGCTTTATTTTATTTCTCGCAATTTTGCTATACATTTTATCTATTCTTGGTGGCGTATACTTATCCATCGAACTAAACTGGTATGTTGGTTTACTTGGCGCTATCTGTATGCTTGTTGGTTTCCTCTATACTGGTGGACCTTACCCAATTGCTTACACACCATTTGGCGAAATTATGGCCGGATTCTTTATGGGAGGAATTATTACCTTTATTTCTTTCTATATCCAAGCTGAATTTATTAGTTCTTTTATCGTCTACGTTTCCATCCCAATTATGGTGCTCGTTGGTAACTTACTGCTCGCTAACAGCATTCGCGATTTAGACCCTGATAAGAAAAACGGACGTCTCACACTAGCCATCTTACTTGGACGCAAATGGGCTACGGTACTATTTGCTGTTGCTTTTCTTTTCAGCTATGTATTTGAAATAGCGCTTATTTTCACGCAAGATGCTCCTTGGTGGACATTACTAATTTTAGTTAGTTTGCCAGAAGCCATTCGTGCTGTGAAACGCTTCATCGGTAAATCATCTCCAATCACGATGGTTCCAGCAATGAAGTCCACATCAAAAGCACTAACTATCTTTGGAATTACCCTTGCAGTAGCATATCTATTAAGCTTATTATCACGAAATTTATTCATGTAA
- a CDS encoding aminotransferase class I/II-fold pyridoxal phosphate-dependent enzyme has protein sequence MAKLKQETITAQIGNRKCERTGAVNMPVYFSTAYQHADLGVSTGYDYTRTGNPTRDALEEALAELENGTHAFATSSGMSAIQLVFQLFKTGEHIISSQDLYGGTFRYFEQFGAQYNIGFSYWNGAEIADLEKLLRAETKAIFIETPTNPLMQETDIAAVASWAREHDLLVIVDNTFYTPVLQQPLNLGADIVIHSATKYLGGHNDVLAGAVIVKDDTLGDFFFNQLNATGTVLSPFDSWLLIRGLKTLVLRVRQHQANAQKIAAFLETHPLVEEVRYPGRGGMISFFIQDAALVSPLLKQLELFTFAESLGGVESLITYPTTQTHADIPVELRNSYGLTDKLLRISVGIEASEDLVADLAQALDNVAEGVVSHG, from the coding sequence ATGGCAAAGCTGAAACAAGAGACGATAACAGCGCAAATTGGAAATAGAAAGTGTGAAAGAACGGGTGCTGTCAATATGCCAGTCTACTTCTCTACAGCTTACCAGCATGCCGATCTTGGGGTATCAACGGGATATGATTATACGAGAACGGGAAATCCGACGCGAGATGCTTTAGAGGAAGCTCTCGCGGAACTAGAAAATGGCACGCATGCTTTTGCGACGAGTTCAGGAATGAGTGCGATTCAACTAGTTTTCCAACTTTTTAAAACAGGGGAACATATTATTAGTTCACAAGATTTATATGGGGGGACTTTTAGATATTTTGAACAGTTTGGAGCTCAGTATAACATCGGATTTTCTTACTGGAATGGAGCTGAAATTGCAGATTTGGAAAAATTGCTTCGTGCGGAGACAAAGGCGATATTTATTGAAACGCCGACGAATCCGTTGATGCAAGAAACTGATATTGCGGCTGTGGCGAGTTGGGCTAGGGAACATGATTTACTGGTTATAGTTGATAATACGTTTTATACACCCGTTTTACAACAGCCGCTTAATCTTGGAGCGGATATTGTGATTCACAGTGCGACGAAGTATCTCGGTGGACATAATGATGTGCTTGCTGGGGCAGTTATCGTGAAGGATGATACGCTTGGGGATTTTTTCTTTAATCAGTTAAATGCAACGGGTACAGTGTTATCGCCTTTTGATAGTTGGTTGTTGATTCGGGGGTTAAAAACGCTTGTACTAAGAGTTAGACAACATCAAGCGAATGCACAGAAAATCGCGGCATTTTTGGAAACACATCCGCTTGTTGAGGAAGTGCGCTATCCGGGACGGGGTGGAATGATTAGTTTCTTTATTCAAGATGCGGCACTTGTTTCGCCACTTTTAAAACAGCTTGAATTATTCACTTTTGCTGAGAGTTTGGGCGGGGTGGAGAGTTTAATTACTTATCCTACCACACAAACGCATGCTGATATTCCGGTTGAACTCAGAAATTCTTATGGACTGACAGATAAACTACTACGAATTTCGGTTGGGATTGAAGCAAGTGAAGATTTAGTTGCTGATTTGGCACAAGCGCTAGATAACGTGGCTGAAGGAGTGGTTTCCCATGGCTAA